CCTCGACGGTCGTGAGGTTGAGCGGGACCGCGACGAGACACATGACGAGGAGGGGGACGACGAGTGCCCCGGCCGCGGTCTGTTTGAGCGTCACCTCGCCGACCAACGGACGTTTGGGAGCGGCGATCGCGGCGGTGATCAGCACCGAGAGTGCGAGGACCAGAACGACGCCCAGTGCGCGATAGAGGACGTACGTCCTCGCGCCGCGGATCCACCAGACCGCCCACAGCGACAGCGAGAGCGTCGTCAATAGCGTTCCGAGCCAGAGCCGCGCCGCGTCCGGATCGACCCGACGCCGCCACAACAGCGCGATCCCGAGGAGGACGCCGATGAGGAAGCCGATCGCGTGGCCCTGGATCGCGATCCCGTACCACCACGGTGGGGAGACGCCCGCAGTCACCTCGACGACCGAGACGGGGTCGCCGAGCGCGCCGGTGAGGGTCCTGATCGCGCTTCTGACCGCGAGCGCGACGACGGTCAAAAGCGGGTAACGCACGAGGACGAAGCCGATCAGCGCGAAGACGGTGCCCGAAAAGCCGATGACGGGTCCCCACGAGAAGAGGCTCGTCACGATCCCGACGGCGAGGACGCCCAGAGCGAAGCCGACGGCCCGACCACGCGGGTCGGTAATCCGGGCGGTCCCGTCGGAGTAGTGGCCCCAGACGTACTCGGCGAGCGGGGCGAACACGAGCGCAGTAGTGAGGTTTCCTTCCAGATGCCCGGGGCCGACGTGAGCGAAGCCCGCGAACAGCATTCCGAGCGGGGAGAAGTACGACCACGCCGAAAACGGGATCGCGAGGGGTGCGCCGGGGTGCCAGAGCCCGCCCTGGACGAACAGGTACACTCCGAGCACCCACCCGAACACGAGCAGCGATCCCCACGGTACCCCGCGGTGGAAACGCTCGTGGAGCGCGGAGCCGATCCCCTGATGGTCGGCAAAGCGGGAGACGAGCCAGACCGAGCCGACCAGTGCACCGACGACGAGGGCCTGCCACGCGAGGGCGACGAGGGCGTCGGCGACCGACATGGGCGTCCCACGGGGCGAGGACGATTGAGGGTTGTGATCGTTTGCCTCCCCTACCTATGACGGTTCGGTGCGGTGCAGTGGCCGGTCCGAGCGTGGGCGGCACTCACGTCGCCCGCGTGAGGAGGGTGGGGAAGGGCTGGCGTTCCCGGAAGCGGCGCGTGATCACGCGCCGCGACTCGGCAGTGCCTGGTGGTCCTCGGAAAATCGGAGATTTCCGGGATCTCGCGGGAACAGGGTTTCCGCGGACCTCGCGGCGACATCGTCGCCGCTCAGCGCCGAGAGATCGCTCCGCGGTCTCTCATAGCGACATGAAAAGGGCGAGAAATGGCACGCCAGTGCATTCCGAGGGCTTTCGAAGGCTTGAAACGCGCCACACGCCAAGGGCGCGCCATGGAACTACGCGTACTCTCCCGGGAGGATCAGGAGTTGGCGCTGGAAATCGCCGGCGAGGACCATACGTTCATGAACGTTCTCAAGGGAGCGCTGCTCGAAACCGATGGAGTCGTCGCCGCGACCTACGACGTCAACCCCGAACAATCCGGCGGCCAGACCGACCCCGTGCTTACCGTCACGACCGAATCGAGCGTCGACCCGCTGGATGCGATCGGCGCGGCCGCGGCGGAGATCCAGGAGACGACCGATTCCTTCCGCGACGCCTACGCCGCGGCCTAACGACCAATCGCGAGTCCTCACGAGATAACGTGCGACGTCCAGCAGCGCTCTCAGCGATCTCTGAGCGGACTCGCAGCACTCGAACTCGTCGAGATACCGCTTCTCCTCGCGGTGGGTTTCAAGCGCTTACAGACGAACCGGAACGTCGTGCTCGTCGAGGTATGCCTTGACCTCCTCGATGGAGTATTCGCCGAAGTGAAAGATGGAGGCCGCGAGTGCGGCGTCGGCGCCCGCTTCCTCGAAGACCTCGTGCATGTGTTCGGGTCCACCGGCGCCCGAGGAGGCGATCACGGGCGTCGAGACGGCCTCACAGACCGCGCGGGTGACCGGCAGGTCGTATCCTTCTTTCGTGCCGTCGGTATCGATGGAGTTGACGAACAGTTCGCCCGCACCGCGCG
The Halalkalicoccus subterraneus DNA segment above includes these coding regions:
- a CDS encoding DNA-directed RNA polymerase subunit L — protein: MELRVLSREDQELALEIAGEDHTFMNVLKGALLETDGVVAATYDVNPEQSGGQTDPVLTVTTESSVDPLDAIGAAAAEIQETTDSFRDAYAAA
- a CDS encoding rhomboid family intramembrane serine protease, yielding MSVADALVALAWQALVVGALVGSVWLVSRFADHQGIGSALHERFHRGVPWGSLLVFGWVLGVYLFVQGGLWHPGAPLAIPFSAWSYFSPLGMLFAGFAHVGPGHLEGNLTTALVFAPLAEYVWGHYSDGTARITDPRGRAVGFALGVLAVGIVTSLFSWGPVIGFSGTVFALIGFVLVRYPLLTVVALAVRSAIRTLTGALGDPVSVVEVTAGVSPPWWYGIAIQGHAIGFLIGVLLGIALLWRRRVDPDAARLWLGTLLTTLSLSLWAVWWIRGARTYVLYRALGVVLVLALSVLITAAIAAPKRPLVGEVTLKQTAAGALVVPLLVMCLVAVPLNLTTVEDTSRDGAVTAGDYTVFYDEEVEDRMFSVVEIEALGESTNVTTSGVIVTSDERHVWGREVSTTALETYGTATVRVGGLTWSEAIHVERTGWIVGDDRIYAVEFETDGERIHAYDSEPARADAVVDGRTITLLSESGEFLVEVENASARERAVLPETGEVRTVNGLTIANDDGRLVASDDTSAVPIAERETYAPRNDDR